In Asticcacaulis sp. SL142, the sequence AGGCGACTGAGTCACTTTACCACTGCGCCCTACTTGTCCTCACGCTGTATAGCCCCAAGAGCCACCGCATCACTATGCTAAGGTCTCAAGCAGAGGCTCTGGACGACCGCTTGAAGGTTATCTGGCCCAGTGAGACCAAACTGCACAGGCAAGCCTTTGATCGCCTCCGGAGGGCCTATATCGAGGCCCGCTATTCAGCGGAATACACCGTATCCATCGAGGAGCTAAATTGGCTGAACGAACGAATTGCCGTGCTTCGGGATACGGTCAAGACGATTTGCAGGGAACGCCTTGCACCTCAGCAGCCCACGATATAGCGGTGCAGATTGGACAATAGGACTGCCTCGGAAGACGTACGGACAAGTCTTTGATCCTGGCATCGCGGAGAAGGCGACTAAAGGGTTGGTCGATAACGACTCATCGCTGTTGATATCGAAATACATCTGAAAAATACCCGCATGTACCACGAGAGAGTGTGTTTTTGATGAGAACAGTGCAATGAATCCGTTGCATTAATGGCACGCGGTGTCCAAAAGCATCCGGAAAAGTCCATCTGAAACCATAAAAAACGCTGGGGTCAATCCTGGGGTTTTGATTGCAGCGTTAAAAAATGACGAGCAAAAATAAATACTTATGCGCGGGAGTGGCGGACAGAGTGAGATTCGAACTCACGGTAGGCTTCCACCTACGGCGGTTTTCAAGACCGCTGCCTTAAACCACTCGGCCATCTGTCCGCACGAGCAAGGTTTTGGGTCATAACCCGACTTTTCCGCAATTCCAAGCCGTTAACTAAGATTTTTCTCATTTTCAATAAATTATGCACAAGCCTCATCAACTGATGGGGCGCAGCAATGTGTAATGCGTAGGGTACGGCATGACGATATATTCCGATATGGGAAAAGTCAGGCGTTCTGAATGGCTCAAATCAGGGGCACGCCATCTGTTGTGGGTATTAGCAATCATCTGCTTTGCCCTGATGAGCGCCTGCGCCGGACCGAAATACAAAATCAACAGCAACCCACCCGTCGCCGGGAATGGCACTTACCACTCCGGCACCCTCAAGCCCTACAAAATTCGTGGCCAGACCTACAGGCCAAGCATCCCCGACAAAGGCGATAGCTGGGTGGGCACCGCCTCATGGTACGGCGCAGAATCACCTAACCCGACAACAGCCAATGGCGAATATTTCAACCCCAACGCCGTTTCCGCAGCCCACAAAACCCTGCCTTTACCGTCAATCGTCGAAGTCAAAAATCTGGATAATGGCAAGATTTTAGTCCTGCGGGTCAATGATCGCGGGCCTTTCATTGATGGCAGACTGATTGACCTGTCAAAAGGGGCGGCTCGTGAACTGGGGGTGCTAGGGGCGGGGACAGCCAAGGTGCGCGTCACCTTTTTAGGCCCCGCCGCGCGGGGTCAGCAGGGGGCATCCATAGCGGCAAACGACGGTCGTTACCGCGTCCTGCTGGGCAGCTTTACCGTCAAGGAAAATGCTGATCGCGCCCGCGATAGACTTAGTGATATTTCCATAGAGCGGAAGGGTGAGCTTTATGTCGTCTCCATGGGGCCGTATGACGGCCCGGACAAGGCTGAGCGTGCCCGGCAAAAAGCCTTATCCGAAGGCTTTTTCGATGCGGTGCTGCGCAGAGAGTAATTGGCGCTTAGCCCGTTTAAACGTGCATGGTTCCTGAAAATCGCTTCACACTTTGGGGATTGCACTTTAAGTTCCGGCCATGCGTGGGAAATTCATTACATTTGAAGGCGGTGAGGGGGCGGGCAAGTCCACTCAGGTTAAGCTTCTGGTCAAGCGATTGCGTGATCTGGGATTAGAGGTCGTGCAGACTCGCGAGCCTGGTGGATCACCCGGCGCTGAGGCCTTGCGCGACCTTCTGGTCAAAGGCGACGCATCGCGCTGGTCACCGGTATCTGAGACCCTGATGATGTACGCATCGCGTGCTGACCATCTGGAGAAGGTCATCCGGCCGGCGCTGGAACGCGGCGCATGGGTTGTCTGCGATCGGTTTGCCGATTCGACCCGCGCTTATCAGGGGGCGGGCGGAGGGATTTCGCCTGACTTCATCGAGCAGGTTGATCAGGTCGTGGTGGGGGATACCCAACCTGATCTGACATTGATTTTGGACATGCCGGTCGAGGTCGGCCTTATGCGTGCCAAAGGGCGCGGCGGCGATGAGGATCGGTTTGAAGCCAAGGGCATCGGCTTTCATGAGCGCCTGCGGCAGGGGTTTGTGAAACGTGCAGCCATAGCTCCTGACAGATATAAAATTATTGATGCTGATCAGAGTATTGAGATCATATCTTCAGATATATGGTCGCAAGCGGTGATGCAGTTTCCAGAACTTAAAGGGGCTTAAAAATGGCCTCCCCAGCCTTGGTCGAGGATGCAACGCTTCATCCGCGTAATACTTATGAGTACCGTCAGAATGAGGTCGCAGAGCAGGCGTTTATGGATACCTATGGGCGCGGGCGTCTGCATCATGCCTGGCTGTTATGCGGCCCACAAGGGCTGGGAAAAGCGACCTTTGCCTATCGGGCCGCCCGATTCCTGATGGGAAAAGTTTGCGACCCGTCTTTGGGGCTTATGGGTGTTTCACCGCAAGATCCGGATGCCAAACTCATTGCCGCACAGTCTCATCCTGACATGCTTTCTATTGAGCGCGAAGCCAATGACAGCGGCAAACTAAAGAAGAACATCAGCGTCGAAGCGATCCGCGAGGTCGGTGTGTTTTTCTCAAAAGCACCATCCCGGTCACCATATCGTGTGACCCTAATCGACTCCGTTGATGATTTAAACATCAATTCAGCCAATGCTTTATTGAAGATTCTTGAAGAGCCACCTGAGCGGGGAATATTGTTTCTGGTATCTCATTCGCCGGGGAAGCTGCTTGCTACCATTCGGTCGCGTTGCCGTCGCTTAACTTTCGCGCCGTGGCAGGATGAGGCTGTACGCGCCTTCATTGAACCCGATGTTGATGTTCGTGGGGATGATCTAGCTCGCCTGATTAGCATGGCAAAGGGCTCTCCGGGCAGGGCTCTGAAACTCTGGCAGGATAAGGCACTCGATATGGATGATCTGGCGGGTCGCATCCTGTCATCTTCGCCGCCGCCCCGTGCTGAATTGATCCGTTATGCCACCGAGTTTAAAACCAGTTCAGCGCGTAGTGACGGAGCCAAAAAGTTCAGCCTGTTTATGGATATGCTGTGCGAGCAAGTTCGCGAGCGTGCCCTAAGTAGCCATCCCTATGGTCGCGCAAAACAATGGGCGGATTTGTGGGCGCGGTTAAGCACGGTCACCGCTGAAACCGAAGCCGTGAACCTTGATCGCGGAGAATATTTCTGGGCTTTATGCCGGGATATCAGAGAGATTGCCTGACTATGCTTATCGATAGCCATGTAAACCTTCACGCCCCTCAATATGATGAAGACCGCGAAGATACCATTCTTCGTGCCCGTGCGGCCGGTGTGGGACTTATGGTCAATATCTGCGACCGCGTATCAAATTTCGAGGCCTGTTATAAGATTGCCCGCGACAATCCGGATATCTGGGCGACGGTCGGGACACATCCGCACGAAGCCAGAGAAAATCCCGAACTCAGCGCGGCCACCCTGATCGATTTAGCCAAATTACCCAAAGTGGTGGGAATAGGGGAGTGCGGTCTCGATTTTCACTACGACTACAGCCCACGCGATATTCAGGCAAAGGTGTTTCGGGCGCACATCGAAGCCGCCCGAGACAGCGGATTGCCTCTGGTGGTTCACACCCGTGAAGCCGATGAGGTCATGTGGGATATATTGAGTTGCGAACATCGCAACGGCGAATTTAAATTTCTGCTGCATTGTTACACAAGTGGCGTAGAACTGGCGCGAAAAGCCGTCGATCTTGGGGCCTGGTTTTCCGTCTCAGGCATTGCGACCTTCAAGGCCGCTCAGGATGTGCGCGACATCATCAAAGACATGCCAGCGGATCGGATTATCGTCGAAACCGACTGCCCGTATCTGGCCCCCATACCTTGGCGTGGCCGACGCAATGAACCGGCCTATGTCACGCACGTTTATGACAAACTGGCGGAAATACGTGGATGGAGCCTTGAAGAGACCCGGAAACTGACTGAGGATGCTTTTTTTGAGCTGTTTGATCGCATTTCCAAACCTGTAATCTCATGACAAAAATCATTGAAATTGATGTCCTTGGGTCTGGATGCTCAAGTGGCGTCCCAAGAGTTGACGGTTACTGGGGAGCTTGTGACCCTACAAACCCCAGAAACCGTAGATCCCGGTGCAGTGCTGCGGTGGCCATTTATGATGATCAAACGCCAGATCAGCGCACTCAGGTCATCATAGATACATCGCCAGAGTTCCGGGAGCAGGTGCTGCGCGCAGAAATCAAACATCTGGATGCAATATTGTGGACCCACGATCACGCAGATCAGTCCCATGGCATTGATGATATGAGATTTTTCGCCATTGCCAATCGTCGTAACATTGACGCCTATATGGATCAGGCAACCTATAACGGCCTTTTTCATCGCTTTGAGTATGTTTTTACGGGAAAATTTGGTTATCCGCCAATTTGCACAGCTCATATCATTCCTGATCATGGAACCTTCTGGAATGTTATGGGAAATGGCGGTGCGCTGCCGGTGCTGACTTTTGAACAGGAGCATGGCCCGATAAAATCTGTCGGCTATCGCATTGGTGAGTTTGCCTATTCCAGTGATGTCTCTGATATCAGCGATGATAATTTCGAGCACTTAAAGGGCCTGAAGCTATGGGTCGTCGACGCTTTGCGTTTGGCACCACATCCGACGCACGCACATGTTGAAAAGACGCTAGGCTGGATTGAGCGGGTTAAACCCGAAAGAGCCATCCTGACCAACTTGCATCAGGATCTGGATTACAGCGCTTTGAAATCCATGCTGCCTGAACATGTAGAACCGGCTTATGACGGCATGAAAATCAAACTGATCGCATAAGGAATTTCCCATAATGTTTATTATGCGAAAATTGATAGTCGTTGGGTGGACTCTATTTGGAAGCGCGACTTGTCTTAGTTTTAAGGCCCTACGGGCCAGGCAGAACCCACAAATCCCTTGTGTATAGGATTTGAAGAGTCCTCCGAAAAGCGCAACCTGAATTTCCATGCCTGTTCAGTTTTGTGCGGCAGCGATCCCAATCGAAGGAACGTAGAAGGAGGCAATCTTATCGATAAACCGTTGCGGGTCGCTGCCAACAAGATTGGTCAACACCACGACTGCAAGATCATCATCTGGGTAAATGAAGAAGGCAGCGCGCCCGCCACCTATGCCGCCCACTATCCTGTGCGGCGTAATGCGAACGATTGGCCAGCCCATCGCCCATTCGTTGCGATCTCCATTGTTGAGAATGGCCGTCCAGAGGCGCTTTAAACTGTCAGGCTTCGCCAGAAGCTTTCCTGCTTGAAGCGCGATTATCCAACTCGCTATCTCTTGCGCCGATGCATTCATACCAGCGCCGGTTCGCGTAAAGGGCGGCAGATCGTCCCGCCAACGGCCCAACTGGTTTGTCACGGCTCCGCCGTGACCCGCTCCATAGAAGCTATAGGGCGTCGCCGCGTGTCGCCGCGTCCGGAATAATATCATAGCCATCGCCAAAACGAACATGAGTCATGCCGGCCGGCCTGAACTGATAGGCCGCGAAATAGTCGGTAAACGGCAACGCCACTTAGCTTGTCAATGATCTGCGCCAGCAACGCATAATTGGTCTGGTTATACTCGAAGCGTGTCCCGGGCGCGGATTCCACTGGCAACGCTTTGACTGCTGCCCATGCCCCCTCCTCGGTCCCGCCGCCGATTAAACCGGTGCTGCCTATAATATCAGGCAGGCCGGAGGTGTGCGCGAGAAGTTGATGGACACGGACATTGCGCTATGTGGTCGGCAGGTCGCCGATATAACGCGAAACGGGTGCATCGAGATCGAGCTTTCCGGCCTCAACCAACTGCATCGCCGCGACTCCGGTAAACGACTTTGTCGCCGAGTTGATAGGAAACACCGTATCTGGCATCACTGCGACCTGATGCTCGATGTTCGCGACCCCGAAAGCCTCGGAAAAGATGATACGCCCGTTCCTCACGACCGCGATCTGCGCCCCAGGGATATGCTTCGCAGCTATCTGCTCGCGCATGAAGGCCCGTGCGGCGACATTGGCATCTCGAATGGAGACTTGGGTGGTTGCTGCAGAATTGGTTTGCGCCGCGCAGGGAACTGCGATCATTAGGGCAACGACGAGCGTCATCAATACAGTTCTAAGCACGACAGGAACCTCTCCGTCTTGGTGTAAACGGCGAAGCTCCGCCTTGGGATTTGGCAGGAGTATAAGTAAAAAGCTCACGAGCGCAACTCCGCCTGACTGACATGTCCATAAATCACCTCCAGTCTTATCTCCTAGTCGCACCATCCTTATGGAAACTTTATATAAAAACCAATAAGTTGGCACAATTCATTCAGGTGACGTTCAGCATCGAAGCTTTAAACTGAATGCGTGGTTTCAGATCGCAGTGACGCTCTGAACAAAAATGTGAGGTTTCCAATGTCACGCAAGAATCAATCGAATTTTTCAAACAACAAATCCTCATCAATGGCCGCCGTCGTTTTAGGCTTTGGTCTGCTGATGGGCGCGCCTCTGGCCGCTCAGGCGCAAAACTATGACGGTTATTGCTATCAAAAAAGCAGCAATGCCCGCACCAAAGGTACAGTCATCGGGGCCGTTGCCGGGGCTGCCGTTGGCTCAGGCGTTGCCGCTAAAGGCGCCAAGACCGAAGGCGGCATCTTAGGCGCGATTGTCGGTGGCGCAATCGGTAATCAGATTGGCAAGGAACACAAAGAAACGTCTCGCGCCAATTGCCTGAACAGCCGCTATTATATCTATGACCGGGGCTATTACGATCCCCCCGCGCCACCCAATGGCTACCGGACGGTTTACTTTACGGATCGCCCTCAGTACGACAATTATTACGTACGTCACAACGGCCGCGAAGAACGGTGGGATCGCCGCAAGCATGGCAATCGTGATCGCTACTGATCAGGCTTTAAGCGCCCGGAACATTCCGGGCGTTTCTTTTGTGTGAGGCTCCGTTACCCATATGTCCGAAGCTTTTATTCTGTTGTCATCACCGCCTACCATTTTCGTGCAGGATGAAATCAGAGGCTTTGCGGATAAGGTTATAGATCCATGGGCCTCAGAGGCTCCCCAAAGCACTATTGAGTCTAAAGCCCATTCGGTTCGCGCTATTATCAATTGCAACTCCCGACTGAGCATCAATGCAGAATATATGCAGAGCTTTCCCAAACTCGAATTTATTGCCAGCCATGGCGTAGGCTATGACAATATCGATGCCGTATGGGCGGCGCAAAACGGCATCATGGTCACCAATACGCCAGATGTATTGACCGAAGATGTTGCCGATTTGGCTATGGGATTACTGCTCAGTACCGTGAGGATGGTGCCGCAAGCCGATAGATTTGTACGATCCGGCGGCTGGCGAAAAGGCCCCTTCCCGCTATCTGCATCTTTACAAGGCCGCAGGATAGGGATTGTCGGGCTTGGGCGTATAGGCCGGGCCATAGCCAGACGGGCCGAAGCCTTTGATATAGCCATTTCATATCATGGCCGCCAAAGGCAGGCGCATGTGGATTATGATTACTATGCTGACCTGCTGTCCATGGCGAAGGACTGCGATATTCTGATCGTGGCGGCACCCGCAACGCCTTTGACCCGTCATATTATCAATGCCGAGGTCCTTAAAGCTCTGGGGCCGACTGGCGTACTTATAAATGTATCGCGCGGTAGTCTGGTTGATGAGGATGCCTTAATTCAAACCCTGACATCAGGAACCATTTCTGCCGCAGGACTTGATGTTTACGAAGATGAGCCCAATGTTTCGGCCACGCTTATTGACCTTCAAAACGTGGTATTACTGCCTCATATAGGGTCAGCCACCACAAACACACGTAAGGCTATGGCTCAACTGGTCGCGGCTAATGTCAGGGCCTGGTTATCCGGGCACGATCCTCTCACCCCGGTTCCTGAATGTTCAGGTTTTTGACTTACGGGCGGCATCGGAGTGCCCATCCGGATCACCTGAGGGGTTTTGGGTGTTATTTGACGCACTGCTTTTCGCGTCACTGGTCTCATGAGGTCGCTCCTCATGTGTTGGACGCGGATCGTTTGGTGTTTTAATTTGTGGTCTTGCTGACGCACTTTTTGAGTAGCGGTCATTGGCTATGCCTTTGCCGTTGTGATCGCCGTCAGTTAATCGGTCATCACGAGTTTTCGTTGCCATGAAAGTCTCCTTTTGACTCAGAATGGCACCCGTCAAATAAGAGCGAAATTTCCGCCTCAGGCCGTATCTATAAATTTCCGGCAAGCCCTAATAGGCGTAAAGTTCTTACGTTAAGCGTTCAAGCTATATCGATTTTTTATAAGACGATCGCTTAGGCTTTGCCCATGCATCGCTTCTACATCCCGAAATCTGAAAGTGAAGCGCGGGCAATTCAGGAGGAATTGCGCCGTGAAATTCGCCTGTTCGATGATTTTGATAAGATTGAGACCATAGCCGGTGTCGATGTCGGCTATGATATCGAGAATGGGCTGGCTCATGCATCTATTGTCACCATGTCGATTGATGATCTTAAACCCATCGAAGCGGTTGAAGCCTCAGTGCCGGTTGATTTCCCTTATATTCCCGGACTTCTGGCCTTTAGGGAAATACCTGCGGTTCTGGATGCACTTGATGGGCTGATAACCCGGCCGGATCTGTTCATGGTGGATGGTCAGGGCATTGCGCACCCCCGTCGCCTGGGCATTGCGGCGCATCTGGGTGTTTTATTAAACAAGCCTGCTATTGGCGTGGCTAAATCCCGACTGACCGGACGGTATGATATGCCGGGGATACACAAGGGCGAACAGTCAGCGCTAATGGCGGGCGGAGAGCAGATCGGCGTTGTGCTACGGAGTAAGGATGAAGTTAATCCGCTTTTTGTGTCGCCCGGCCATCGCCTGAGCATGAAAACGGCCGTGGATATAACCTTGCGCTGCCTCACGCGGTTTAAATTACCTGAACCTACGCGACTGGCCGATAAACTCTCTAAGGTTCGACCCGTTAAGCAAATGACACTGCTAAGTGCCTGAGTCCGGGCTTTTACGACGGTAACCGGGCAACGAAAGCCTGAAAACAATTGCCAGTGCGCGTATGATAAATCCGGTTCCAAAAGCTATGGCTACAGCTAATGGCCTATCCACCTGAAGCCACGCCGTCATCACAACATAACTGCCGGCACCGATAACCGCCGCGGTAGCATATATTTCCTGCTGGAGTACCAGAGAGGTTTCCTGGCATAAAACATCGCGGATGATGCCGCCAAACGTGGCTGTCATCACGCCCATGCCGATCGCGACCATACCCGATGTGCCGTGAGCCAGAGCTACCTCGGCGCCAACAACCGCAAACAACGCCAGACCTGCGGCGTCGGCCCATAAAAGCCATCTGTGCTTGAGTTCGATAATATGGGCCACAAAATAGGTCAGTGCAGCGCTGATAAGGCATATCCACAATATATGCGGCGCCCCTACCCAGCCCACCGGCGAAACCCCCAAAAGCAGGTCGCGTAATGTGCCGCCACCTATCGCTGTTATCGTGCCGACTAAAATAAAACTTATAATATCCAGATTTTTACGCGCAGCAACTAAACCACCACTTACGGCAAAGACAACGGTCCCCGCAAGGTTAAGCCAATGAACAACAGGATCGATTATGTGGTTCAGCATAGAAAATAACGGCCTTGGTTATGACGCGTCACTCTCTATCAGATATTAAAGGTTTTACCCAGTCGATTAAGGCTGATCATAGGGGTCGCGCTCTGTCGGCGCATATAGTCCGGTGATAACCCTTGCGGCAATACCGCCCGCATCGATGCGGCTACCGTACTTTGAGCATGGATCATTGTCTTTGGTATAGGTTCGCTTGGCGGGCGCTGGCTCCGGTGACATGATGCGCGCCGCTTCATCGGCAAAAGGTTCGGCAAACTGCAAGGCATCACCCAGTCGGGATAAGGAAGGTGTATCCGTGCCTACCGCCTGCGCCCTGCGCGCCCATATGATCGCTGCGATTTGTTGATTATCGCGCAACATTTCCGCTTCAGCCCCTAAGCCGCCTAATGATCCGGGCAGCCTTAACCCGACAGGACCGGGAATGAACTGCCCTGCAACCGCCGCAACACCTGAGGCGGCAGCACCGGTAGGCTCAAACCAAGTGACGGCCATTTTGATTTCGGCGTCACTTTTCGTTTGCTCTTTTACAATTTCGTAGCGCTCCGATAGCTCGAAGCACATTTGAGCTTCAATTTCGCTCAATACAATCTGGCGCTCTTTGTCATTGAGCACATAACGCGTATGCTCACCTGTGGCTAACACAGCCGGGTGCAGATACAGGCGTGTAACTTCATTGAGACCGGTAAGGTCGCGCTTTGCCTTGAAACGTGCGCGTCCTGCCTTTTGATCGGATAGTCCCTCGATACTGGATAAGGTTGTATGGCTGATATCCGGCGCGCTTACACAGGCTGAAAGCGCCAGCATGCTGATAAGCAATGCGAATATTTTACAATATGAAAACATTGTTCACTCCCCTTTTCAGACCTGTTACGCTCAGGGGTTGAAAGTGGATGCGACAGGCTTCAGCATTTTTCGGATATTAAATATTTCAATTTTAGTAATCTGAGTTGCGCCTGAATAAAATGACAATCAGGGAGACGAACATGACTGATATATCACGCCGCAGGCTTATGGCAGTGACGGCGGGTATGGCGTTTGCGGGCACGGCATGCGCAACCGAAGCGGCACCCCCGAGCGATGAGTTTGTAACGGTAGAGGGCCTGCATTTTAAGCTCAAAGGCCAGACCTATCGTTTTGTCGGGGCTAATATCTGGTACGGAGCCTATTTGGGCGCCCCGGCAGCGTTCGGAAACCGCACCCGTCTGCTTAAGGAACTGGACGACCTTAAAGCCCTTGGCGTCACTAATTTACGCGTACTGGCGTCTTCTGAACTGTCCCCTATCAATAACTCTCTGGATCCGGCGTTTAGCTCCAAAGATAAGGGCGTTTACAATCAGGATTTGCTGACCGGACTCGATTTCCTTCTGGCCGAAATGACCAAGCGCGATATGAAGGCGGTGCTTTACCTGACTAACTTCTGGGAGTGGTCGGGGGGCATGATGGCCTATATTGATTACACGACGGGTAAGTTCATCAACAATGGTGACCCTAAATACCCGTGGCCCGCCTATGCAGATTACGCCTCTCAGTTCTATGCCAATCAGACCGCCATTAAACTCTATCATGACTATGTCCGGATGCTGGTCGCGCGCACCAATTCGGTAACAAAACAAGCCTATGTCAATGATCCGACCATTATGGCGTGGCAGCTATCTAATGAACCCCGCCCCGGCGGTGGCCCGGAAATCGCGGCAAAGAATATGCCGGTTTATCTGGAATGGATTTCTCAAACCACTAAGCTTATCCAAAACCTGGATAAAAACCACCTTGTCTCATTGGGACACGAAGGCCTGATGGGGGCCGTTGGCAACGAACAGTTTGTCATCGATGCTCATAAAGATATCGATTATCTTACCGCGCACATTTGGCCACAGAACTGGAGTTGGGTTGATGGTGCGAATTTGCCGGGAACCTTTGCCGCTGGCGAAGCCAAGGTGCGCAAATATATCGACGATCACATCGCCATAGCTGAAAAAATCAAGAAGCCTCTCGTTTTCGAAGAATTCGGATTTCCGCGCGATAATGTGGCCTATGAACCTGGCACGCCAACCGAGTGGAAAGACAAGTTTTACAGCATGGTATACGGAGCTGTTGATACCGCCATTAAAACAGGTGGCCCTGTCATGGGGTCTAATTTCTGGGCATGGGGTGGCTCAGGGCGGGCTCGGCATAAGGACTATCACATGCGGCGCGGCGAAACCTCATATGTCGGCGATCCGCCTCATGAGCCTCAGGGCTGGTATAGTGTATTTAATACCGACACCAGCACTCAGGCTTTGATCAAGGCCCATGCTGACGCGATAAAAGCTGTTCACTAATAAGGCCGCACCGGTTGATCCGGTGCGGTTTTTTCTTATCCTTAGTGTCAGGTCATGCCTTCAATGATATCAGATACTCATGAACAGCCCTGAACACATAATCGATGCGCGTGGACACCGCTGCCCAGTTCCAACCCTGAAACTGCGAAAATTGCTGGAAAACCTGGCTACCGGAACGGTCGTGACCCTATGGGTGGATGATCCTATGGCGCAGATAGATGTTCCACATTTTTGCAATAAAAATAACTATATAATTACATCATTTAACCATGAAGATGAATTCATGACGTTTGTGGTAACCTCCTCCCGAACCGATTAAGCCCTATCTTATGATTATAACTTCTGTATAAGAATCTGAACCAAACCAAGTATCTGCGTATCGATTCTGCAGGAGCCCAAAGTGACGCTGAATGCGCGCCTCCTCATCCTGAGCCGGAATGACGGCTGGTCAACGTACCTCGGTGACGCCATGGATCGTCTGGGGTGGAGAACCATCACGGCTACGCATGAACGGGCAGCTATGGCCGCTATAAGCGATCTTCAGGTTGAAGCCGTGCTGATCGATGCCGATCATCCGGCAGCCTCGGCTGATCTGGTCTATGATCTGCGTACCGCCTGTCAGCCCCGCCGTCTGCCCATTATTCTGGTCACCGATAAGTCATCCTATGACATTCCCTCAGGGTGGGACATGGTGTTCAACTCTCAGGCCCACCCTCACCAGATCATGTTGAGGCTGGAGCATATGGTTCGCACCAATGTGGCCGAAGAGGAATATGATCTGCGGCGTGAAACCTTTGCTGATCTTAATATGTCCTCACTGGAATCGCTTGGGTTGGGTGCAGGCTTGCGCATACTTTCAGTAGGTGACCCCGATCCGGCGTTTTTGGGCCTCATGAATACGTTACGCGTGCAGGGCGCTGAGGTTATTGGCGCCTTTTCAAGCTACAGTGCTTTTGACTACCTGCATGAAACAGAATTTGACACGGTAGTGCTGTGGGGCGGATCGACCCCCGCCGAGGCTTTGTCGGTTGCCGCCGGTATGCGCCGGAATACCCGTCTTTATCACACGCCAGTATTCCTGCGGCTGCAAAAAGCCGTGGAGATTGATGTCGGTGAGGCCTATTTGCGGGGCGTCAGCGATATCTCCTATCCCGAAACCACGGAGCCGGAAATTGCTGACCGGATATTGCGTCTGGCCAGAGCCTATCGCCGTCAGTTCACGATCCGCAAAGCTTTGGAGGGCCTGCGCAGTGGGTCGAAGATGGACAAAGGCACAGGCTTGTTCAGCCGTGATCTTTTTGCCTCCCACCTCGCCCGCCTGTCAAAGGCGGCGGCCGAACGCAATCGCCCGTTAAGCGTGTGCGTACTCAAGATCAGTGAGACGCCGGATATCGCCGCCGCTCGCTCTCGTAAGGCGCTCGAGCGCGCCATGCCGCAGATTGGCTCAATGATTTCACGTCTGGTTCGTGCCGAAGATACCGCCGGCAGACTTTCCCCGGAAGTTTTTGCATTGGCCCTGCCCGCCACCCCTTACGCAGCGGCGCAGAATGTTGGCGAACGGATCGCCGCCGTTATCGGTTGCACGGCCTTTGAGGCCGGTTCCGGCAAATCACCCTTTATCGTTGAATTCGATGTGGGGGTGGCCGAACTTATGCCCAATGAGCCCGCAGCCTCAGCCCTGATGCGTGCTGCCGCGGCCGTAAACCGGCGCCAGGAAGCGGTTTAATCCGCACGCCTAGGCAACCAGAGCCGCCAGTTCCTTCATTATTCTTTCCGCTGCCTGAAGGCGTTCGGCGCCGTTTTCCCACTCCC encodes:
- a CDS encoding 2-hydroxyacid dehydrogenase; protein product: MSEAFILLSSPPTIFVQDEIRGFADKVIDPWASEAPQSTIESKAHSVRAIINCNSRLSINAEYMQSFPKLEFIASHGVGYDNIDAVWAAQNGIMVTNTPDVLTEDVADLAMGLLLSTVRMVPQADRFVRSGGWRKGPFPLSASLQGRRIGIVGLGRIGRAIARRAEAFDIAISYHGRQRQAHVDYDYYADLLSMAKDCDILIVAAPATPLTRHIINAEVLKALGPTGVLINVSRGSLVDEDALIQTLTSGTISAAGLDVYEDEPNVSATLIDLQNVVLLPHIGSATTNTRKAMAQLVAANVRAWLSGHDPLTPVPECSGF
- the nfi gene encoding deoxyribonuclease V (cleaves DNA at apurinic or apyrimidinic sites); translated protein: MHRFYIPKSESEARAIQEELRREIRLFDDFDKIETIAGVDVGYDIENGLAHASIVTMSIDDLKPIEAVEASVPVDFPYIPGLLAFREIPAVLDALDGLITRPDLFMVDGQGIAHPRRLGIAAHLGVLLNKPAIGVAKSRLTGRYDMPGIHKGEQSALMAGGEQIGVVLRSKDEVNPLFVSPGHRLSMKTAVDITLRCLTRFKLPEPTRLADKLSKVRPVKQMTLLSA
- a CDS encoding trimeric intracellular cation channel family protein, with protein sequence MLNHIIDPVVHWLNLAGTVVFAVSGGLVAARKNLDIISFILVGTITAIGGGTLRDLLLGVSPVGWVGAPHILWICLISAALTYFVAHIIELKHRWLLWADAAGLALFAVVGAEVALAHGTSGMVAIGMGVMTATFGGIIRDVLCQETSLVLQQEIYATAAVIGAGSYVVMTAWLQVDRPLAVAIAFGTGFIIRALAIVFRLSLPGYRRKSPDSGT
- a CDS encoding DUF3313 family protein, producing MFSYCKIFALLISMLALSACVSAPDISHTTLSSIEGLSDQKAGRARFKAKRDLTGLNEVTRLYLHPAVLATGEHTRYVLNDKERQIVLSEIEAQMCFELSERYEIVKEQTKSDAEIKMAVTWFEPTGAAASGVAAVAGQFIPGPVGLRLPGSLGGLGAEAEMLRDNQQIAAIIWARRAQAVGTDTPSLSRLGDALQFAEPFADEAARIMSPEPAPAKRTYTKDNDPCSKYGSRIDAGGIAARVITGLYAPTERDPYDQP
- a CDS encoding glycoside hydrolase 5 family protein, translating into MTDISRRRLMAVTAGMAFAGTACATEAAPPSDEFVTVEGLHFKLKGQTYRFVGANIWYGAYLGAPAAFGNRTRLLKELDDLKALGVTNLRVLASSELSPINNSLDPAFSSKDKGVYNQDLLTGLDFLLAEMTKRDMKAVLYLTNFWEWSGGMMAYIDYTTGKFINNGDPKYPWPAYADYASQFYANQTAIKLYHDYVRMLVARTNSVTKQAYVNDPTIMAWQLSNEPRPGGGPEIAAKNMPVYLEWISQTTKLIQNLDKNHLVSLGHEGLMGAVGNEQFVIDAHKDIDYLTAHIWPQNWSWVDGANLPGTFAAGEAKVRKYIDDHIAIAEKIKKPLVFEEFGFPRDNVAYEPGTPTEWKDKFYSMVYGAVDTAIKTGGPVMGSNFWAWGGSGRARHKDYHMRRGETSYVGDPPHEPQGWYSVFNTDTSTQALIKAHADAIKAVH
- a CDS encoding sulfurtransferase TusA family protein, whose amino-acid sequence is MNSPEHIIDARGHRCPVPTLKLRKLLENLATGTVVTLWVDDPMAQIDVPHFCNKNNYIITSFNHEDEFMTFVVTSSRTD